Proteins from one Candidatus Nitrospira nitrosa genomic window:
- a CDS encoding lysyl oxidase family protein: protein MNTVLAYGQTIARGAMLAGVLLWATGVAAQTALPPNLKPMPASNFSLVTQADGTLDLRFATTSWNNGTGPVQLEAGSVDTGQNPPKQQVYQRIFNNDGSSATFLAGWFEWHELHNHFHFNGYADYVLQPVNAPGGSERYGQKTTFCVMDTTAVNTSLPGAPGSAHYSSCGRTIQGMSVGWGDTYGASLAGQEIDFTDNADGIYSLKIVIDPDRHLIESNDNDNESCVLLDIKKPSTVRVLDSSGSCSTVTAISPNSAQRGTTVQVTITGYGFTDGTTVTFEGGSGPRPVASQVQIISNTDSVDMLTATVTIPYKKQLGRNPVWNVRVGSGGVFRQAFTVTP from the coding sequence ATGAATACTGTTCTTGCGTATGGTCAAACAATCGCGCGTGGCGCCATGCTTGCCGGCGTCCTGTTGTGGGCCACCGGTGTTGCCGCGCAGACGGCGCTGCCGCCGAATCTGAAGCCGATGCCGGCCTCCAACTTTTCACTGGTCACTCAAGCAGACGGGACGCTGGATCTTCGCTTCGCCACCACGAGTTGGAACAACGGGACTGGCCCCGTACAGCTTGAGGCGGGGAGCGTCGATACCGGGCAAAATCCTCCGAAGCAGCAGGTGTACCAGCGGATCTTTAATAATGACGGGTCATCGGCGACCTTCTTGGCAGGCTGGTTTGAGTGGCATGAGCTCCATAACCATTTCCACTTTAACGGGTACGCGGACTATGTCCTGCAGCCGGTGAATGCCCCAGGCGGGTCCGAGCGCTATGGCCAGAAGACGACCTTCTGCGTCATGGACACGACGGCCGTCAACACGTCGTTGCCCGGTGCGCCCGGTTCGGCCCATTACAGCAGCTGTGGCCGAACGATCCAAGGCATGTCCGTGGGTTGGGGCGACACCTACGGGGCCTCACTGGCTGGTCAGGAGATTGATTTCACCGACAATGCCGATGGGATTTACTCTCTGAAGATCGTCATTGACCCGGACCGCCACCTTATTGAGAGCAATGACAACGACAACGAGTCCTGCGTGTTGCTCGATATTAAGAAGCCAAGTACGGTACGCGTATTGGATAGTAGCGGCAGTTGCTCGACCGTGACCGCGATCTCGCCCAACAGCGCTCAACGCGGCACGACAGTGCAGGTTACCATCACCGGGTACGGGTTTACAGACGGCACTACAGTCACGTTTGAAGGTGGCAGTGGCCCACGGCCCGTCGCGAGTCAGGTGCAAATCATCTCGAATACGGATTCGGTAGATATGCTGACGGCGACGGTCACCATCCCCTACAAGAAGCAGTTGGGCCGCAACCCGGTGTGGAACGTGCGCGTTGGGTCCGGTGGAGTGTTTAGGCAAGCCTTTACGGTGACTCCGTAA